One Microbispora sp. ZYX-F-249 genomic window carries:
- a CDS encoding PhzF family phenazine biosynthesis protein — protein MPTSAAATPEVLEYAAFTTDPAGGNLAGVVLDASGLGEAAMLAIAAEVGHPETAFLNKTPSRADRTFTVRYFSPKTEVPFCGHATVASAVALAERIGPGRLVFETQAGTVPVEVVADEGGVLWATLTSVEPYVEPIGDLDVAQALDALRWRIDELDPALPPRIAYAGSRHLVLAAATRDRLADLDYDFSRLARYMTDRDLVTVHLVWRESADTFQVRDPFPVGGIVEDAATGAAAAAFGAYLRDLGEVGPAAVLHLHQGVDMGWPGLLRVELRDGDARIRVSGAAVPVPVRAGQVP, from the coding sequence ATGCCGACTTCTGCCGCTGCGACCCCCGAAGTTCTGGAGTACGCCGCTTTCACCACCGATCCCGCCGGCGGCAACCTGGCTGGAGTGGTGCTCGACGCCTCCGGGCTCGGTGAGGCGGCCATGCTCGCCATCGCCGCCGAGGTGGGCCACCCGGAGACGGCCTTCCTGAACAAGACCCCGTCACGGGCCGACCGGACTTTCACCGTCCGGTACTTCAGTCCGAAGACGGAGGTGCCGTTCTGCGGGCACGCCACCGTGGCATCGGCGGTCGCGCTCGCCGAACGGATCGGCCCGGGGCGCCTGGTCTTCGAGACGCAGGCCGGAACGGTGCCGGTCGAGGTGGTGGCGGACGAAGGCGGTGTGCTGTGGGCGACCCTCACCAGCGTGGAGCCGTACGTCGAGCCGATCGGCGATCTCGACGTGGCGCAAGCGCTCGACGCCTTGAGGTGGCGGATCGACGAGCTCGACCCGGCGCTACCCCCGCGGATCGCCTACGCGGGATCGCGCCACCTGGTGCTGGCCGCCGCCACCCGCGATCGCCTCGCCGATCTCGACTACGACTTCTCGCGGCTGGCGCGGTACATGACCGATCGGGACCTCGTCACTGTGCACCTGGTGTGGCGGGAGTCGGCGGACACCTTCCAAGTGCGTGACCCGTTCCCCGTCGGCGGGATCGTGGAGGACGCGGCCACCGGGGCCGCCGCGGCCGCTTTCGGGGCGTATCTACGGGACCTCGGCGAGGTCGGTCCCGCGGCCGTGCTGCACCTGCACCAGGGCGTCGACATGGGGTGGCCAGGTCTGCTGCGGGTGGAACTGAGAGACGGGGATGCCAGGATCCGGGTCTCCGGCGCAGCGGTACCTGTTCCGGTGAGGGCCGGTCAGGTGCCATGA
- a CDS encoding NUDIX hydrolase — MDDDRWVPPCVLLAVDLVILTLRGSRLHVLLIERGVEPFRGALALPGGFLRDQEEDIVAAARRELFEEAGLADVPHLEALGVYGEPGRDPRGRVVSVAYLAIAPRLPQPVAGTDAAGACWRPVEYALTASAELAFDHSRILKDGVERARVKLEHSALATAFCGETFTISELQQVYEAVWGVQLDPRNFYRKVQSARGFIVAAGPMRRTEGGRPARLFKAGPVQALYPPMVRSAQAVTEGPDGHKAQVTPEGGTAP, encoded by the coding sequence ATGGACGACGACCGATGGGTGCCGCCGTGCGTTCTGCTCGCGGTCGACCTTGTGATCCTGACTCTGCGCGGCTCCCGCCTGCATGTGCTGCTCATCGAACGTGGTGTCGAGCCCTTTCGCGGTGCCCTGGCCCTGCCGGGAGGTTTTCTCCGTGATCAGGAGGAGGACATCGTCGCGGCGGCGCGCAGAGAGTTGTTCGAGGAGGCGGGACTCGCCGATGTGCCGCATTTGGAGGCGCTGGGGGTGTACGGCGAACCGGGCCGCGATCCTCGGGGGCGCGTGGTGTCGGTTGCTTATCTGGCGATCGCGCCGCGTCTGCCGCAACCCGTCGCTGGCACCGACGCGGCGGGCGCCTGCTGGAGGCCAGTGGAATATGCGCTGACCGCGAGTGCGGAGTTGGCGTTCGACCATAGCCGGATTCTCAAGGACGGTGTCGAACGGGCCCGCGTGAAGCTGGAGCATTCGGCACTCGCGACGGCCTTCTGCGGCGAGACGTTCACCATCTCGGAACTCCAGCAGGTCTACGAGGCGGTGTGGGGGGTCCAACTGGACCCCCGGAACTTCTACCGCAAGGTCCAGAGCGCACGAGGTTTCATCGTCGCGGCCGGTCCCATGCGGCGGACGGAGGGTGGCCGGCCCGCCCGGCTGTTCAAGGCAGGCCCGGTTCAGGCGCTCTACCCCCCGATGGTCCGTTCGGCACAAGCCGTCACTGAGGGACCGGACGGCCATAAGGCCCAAGTCACGCCCGAAGGAGGCACAGCCCCATGA
- a CDS encoding methionine synthase — MSEYPWIQATATGVGSYPGEDHLEAVRTAFGELPMPYLPELPARGVGADMIGRTASLLVELPVEVQPSGWRLSDRPGRDFKRARDHLTRDLDGLEEVSQGYEGPFKIQACGPWTLAGAIELRHGDKVLADAGAVRDLTESLAEGLAQHVAEVRRRIPGVELVVQIDEPGLPGVLAGTVPTASGFGRLAAVEPPIASERLKTVLSALAPAFPVVHCCAPGVPYDVIRTAGARGVSVDAALLRRRDEDAIGETIEKGLALFLGVVPGTDSRLADVGVVAKPAVELWRRLGFAPARLAEQVVLTPACGLAGASPAYARAALARCREAALVLREDPGE; from the coding sequence GTGAGCGAGTATCCGTGGATCCAGGCCACGGCCACCGGTGTGGGGTCCTATCCGGGCGAGGACCATCTGGAGGCGGTCAGGACGGCCTTCGGCGAGCTTCCCATGCCTTACCTGCCCGAGCTGCCCGCCCGGGGCGTCGGCGCCGACATGATCGGCCGTACGGCGTCACTGCTGGTCGAGCTGCCCGTGGAGGTGCAGCCGTCCGGCTGGCGGCTCAGCGATCGGCCGGGACGGGATTTCAAGCGGGCCAGGGACCACCTCACCCGCGACCTCGACGGCCTGGAGGAGGTCTCCCAGGGCTACGAGGGGCCGTTCAAGATCCAGGCGTGCGGGCCGTGGACGCTGGCCGGGGCGATCGAGCTCCGGCACGGCGACAAGGTGCTCGCCGACGCGGGAGCCGTACGCGACCTGACCGAGTCGCTGGCCGAGGGACTGGCGCAGCACGTGGCGGAGGTCCGGCGCCGCATTCCGGGAGTCGAGCTCGTCGTCCAGATCGACGAGCCGGGACTGCCCGGGGTGCTCGCGGGCACGGTGCCGACCGCGTCCGGCTTCGGGCGGCTGGCCGCCGTCGAGCCGCCGATCGCGTCCGAACGGCTGAAGACCGTGCTCTCCGCGCTCGCGCCCGCCTTCCCGGTCGTCCACTGCTGCGCGCCGGGCGTGCCGTACGACGTCATCCGTACGGCGGGGGCGCGGGGCGTGTCCGTGGACGCCGCGCTGCTGCGCCGCCGCGACGAGGACGCCATCGGGGAGACGATCGAGAAGGGGCTCGCGCTGTTCCTCGGCGTCGTGCCCGGGACCGACTCCCGGCTCGCCGACGTCGGTGTGGTGGCCAAGCCGGCGGTGGAGCTGTGGCGGCGGCTCGGCTTCGCACCGGCGAGGCTCGCCGAGCAGGTCGTGCTCACTCCCGCGTGCGGCCTGGCCGGGGCCTCTCCGGCGTACGCCAGGGCGGCGCTGGCCCGGTGCCGGGAGGCGGCCCTGGTGCTGCGCGAGGACCCCGGCGAGTGA
- a CDS encoding MBL fold metallo-hydrolase produces MKLTKLGHACWRLEKDGRTLVIDPGAFSGEGLLDGADAVLITHEHFDHVDVNLFKDASPDLEVYTCQAVADQLGQVPAKVRVVTQGDAFDTAGFHVRAVGEWHAHNLPDVLPVQNVGFFVDDEVFYPGDALTPPGAEVPTLLVPTNAPWLRAADTILYLRYVRPARAYSTHDGLVNEIGSKLIDNWLGMEADKQKADFRRVPVGESVEIS; encoded by the coding sequence ATGAAACTCACCAAACTCGGTCACGCCTGCTGGCGGCTGGAGAAGGACGGGCGGACCCTCGTCATCGATCCCGGCGCGTTCAGCGGCGAGGGGCTTCTCGACGGCGCGGACGCCGTGCTGATCACGCATGAGCACTTCGACCACGTGGACGTGAATCTGTTCAAGGACGCGAGCCCGGACCTGGAGGTGTACACCTGCCAGGCCGTCGCCGACCAGCTCGGCCAGGTCCCGGCGAAGGTGCGGGTCGTCACCCAGGGGGACGCCTTCGACACGGCGGGGTTCCACGTGCGCGCGGTCGGCGAGTGGCACGCGCACAACCTCCCCGACGTCCTGCCGGTGCAGAACGTCGGCTTCTTCGTGGACGACGAGGTGTTCTATCCCGGTGACGCCCTCACGCCGCCGGGCGCCGAGGTCCCCACGCTGCTCGTGCCGACCAACGCGCCGTGGCTGAGGGCGGCCGACACCATCCTCTACCTGCGCTACGTCCGGCCCGCGCGGGCGTACTCCACCCACGACGGGCTCGTGAACGAGATCGGCTCGAAGCTGATCGACAACTGGCTCGGCATGGAGGCGGACAAGCAGAAGGCCGACTTCCGCCGCGTCCCGGTCGGGGAGTCCGTCGAGATCTCCTGA
- the ligA gene encoding NAD-dependent DNA ligase LigA, with product MTGAAGITGSAEGAPAEARERHAELTELLQDANWRYYVLDSPTVSDAEYDGWMREILALEEAHPDLRTPDSPTQKVGAPISTEFAPVTHLQRMESLDNAFNDADLAGWQARAERLIEADPGPYLCELKIDGLAVALVYEKGRLVRGATRGDGRTGDDITPNIRTLGDVPHRLTGDGVPDLLEVRGEVFLPVEGFKKLNEQLMDAGKPPFANPRNSAAGSLRQKDPRITAQRPLRMIVHGVGKWEGGGPPPATQSAVYERLRDFGLPVSDRYRVVEGLDEIREFVAFYNEHRHDPEYEIDGVVVKIDRIPVQRQLGSTSRAPRWAIAFKYPPEEVTTKLLDIQVGVGRTGRVTPFGVMKPVVVAGSTVERATLHNGSEVARKGVLIGDTVVLRKAGDVIPEIVGPVVDLRQGGEREFVMPTHCPECGTQLAYEREGDADLRCPNARSCPAQLRERIYFAAGRNAFDIDGLGYVAATALTQPLPPQEPPVRTEADLFDLTIEKLLPIRSVVRDPDSGLPKTDPETGEPKVVSFFANISGEPSKNAELILEQLEKKKDQPLWRVLVALTIRHIGPPTARALAAEFRSIDAIAKASEEELAAVEGIGPRVAATIKEWFAVDWHREIVEKWRAAGVRMADESSEDEGPRPLEGLTFVVTGTLSDFSRDEASEAITVRGGKVTGSVSKKTSFLVVGDNPGSKYDKAVKAGVPILNEEGFHTLLGEGPDAARAVAVTPEE from the coding sequence GTGACGGGCGCCGCCGGGATCACGGGGAGTGCCGAAGGCGCGCCGGCCGAGGCACGGGAGCGGCACGCCGAGCTCACGGAGCTGCTCCAGGACGCCAACTGGCGCTACTACGTGCTCGACTCGCCCACGGTGAGCGACGCCGAGTACGACGGCTGGATGCGGGAGATCCTGGCGCTGGAGGAGGCGCATCCCGATCTGCGCACGCCCGACTCGCCCACCCAGAAGGTGGGGGCGCCGATCTCCACCGAGTTCGCCCCCGTCACCCATCTCCAGCGTATGGAGAGCCTCGACAACGCCTTCAACGACGCCGACCTCGCCGGCTGGCAGGCCAGGGCGGAGCGGCTGATCGAGGCCGACCCGGGCCCCTACCTGTGCGAGCTGAAGATCGACGGCCTGGCCGTCGCGCTCGTGTACGAGAAGGGCCGCCTGGTGCGCGGCGCGACCCGGGGCGACGGGCGCACCGGCGACGACATCACGCCCAACATCCGCACGCTCGGCGACGTGCCGCACCGGCTCACCGGGGACGGCGTCCCCGACCTGCTGGAGGTGCGCGGCGAGGTCTTCCTGCCGGTCGAGGGCTTCAAGAAGCTCAACGAGCAGCTCATGGACGCGGGCAAGCCGCCGTTCGCGAATCCGCGCAACTCCGCCGCCGGCTCGCTGCGGCAGAAGGATCCGCGGATCACCGCGCAGCGCCCGCTGCGGATGATCGTGCACGGCGTCGGCAAGTGGGAGGGCGGCGGTCCGCCGCCCGCCACCCAGTCGGCCGTCTACGAGCGGCTGCGCGACTTCGGGCTGCCGGTCAGCGACCGCTACCGGGTGGTCGAGGGCCTCGACGAGATCCGCGAGTTCGTCGCCTTCTACAACGAGCACCGCCACGACCCGGAGTACGAGATCGACGGCGTGGTGGTGAAGATCGACCGCATCCCGGTGCAGCGGCAGCTCGGCTCGACCAGCCGGGCTCCGCGCTGGGCGATCGCGTTCAAGTACCCGCCTGAGGAGGTCACCACCAAGCTCCTCGACATCCAGGTCGGCGTGGGCAGGACGGGCCGGGTCACGCCGTTCGGCGTGATGAAGCCGGTGGTGGTGGCCGGGTCCACAGTCGAGCGCGCGACGCTGCACAACGGCTCGGAGGTGGCGCGCAAGGGGGTGCTGATCGGCGACACCGTGGTGCTGCGCAAGGCGGGCGACGTCATCCCCGAGATCGTCGGGCCGGTCGTGGACCTGCGGCAGGGCGGCGAGCGGGAGTTCGTGATGCCCACGCACTGCCCCGAGTGCGGCACCCAACTGGCCTACGAGCGTGAGGGCGACGCCGACCTGCGCTGCCCGAACGCCCGATCCTGCCCCGCGCAACTGCGTGAGCGGATCTACTTCGCGGCCGGGCGCAACGCGTTCGACATCGACGGTCTGGGCTACGTCGCGGCGACCGCGCTGACCCAGCCGCTGCCGCCGCAGGAGCCGCCGGTCCGCACGGAGGCCGACCTGTTCGACCTGACCATCGAGAAGCTGCTGCCGATCAGGTCGGTGGTCCGCGACCCCGACTCCGGGCTGCCGAAGACCGATCCGGAGACCGGCGAGCCGAAGGTGGTCTCCTTCTTCGCCAACATCTCCGGGGAGCCGAGCAAGAACGCCGAGCTGATCCTCGAGCAGCTGGAGAAGAAGAAGGACCAGCCGCTGTGGCGGGTGCTCGTGGCGCTGACGATCCGGCACATCGGGCCGCCCACGGCCCGCGCGCTCGCCGCGGAGTTCCGCTCGATCGACGCCATCGCCAAGGCGTCGGAAGAGGAGCTCGCGGCCGTGGAGGGCATCGGCCCGCGGGTCGCCGCGACCATCAAGGAGTGGTTCGCGGTCGACTGGCACCGGGAGATCGTCGAGAAGTGGCGGGCCGCCGGTGTCCGGATGGCCGACGAGTCGTCCGAGGACGAGGGGCCGCGTCCGCTGGAGGGGCTGACGTTCGTCGTCACCGGGACACTGTCGGACTTCAGCCGTGACGAGGCGAGCGAGGCCATCACCGTCAGGGGCGGCAAGGTCACCGGCTCGGTCTCCAAGAAGACCAGCTTCCTGGTCGTGGGGGACAACCCCGGCTCGAAGTACGACAAGGCGGTCAAGGCCGGCGTCCCTATCCTCAACGAGGAGGGCTTCCACACCCTGTTGGGCGAGGGCCCCGACGCCGCCCGCGCCGTCGCCGTCACCCCCGAGGAGTGA